The Drosophila bipectinata strain 14024-0381.07 chromosome 2L, DbipHiC1v2, whole genome shotgun sequence genome has a segment encoding these proteins:
- the LOC108126842 gene encoding uncharacterized protein, giving the protein MEQLFDFQGHRMSLGLLQSSGHIILSPNPSPSPSPNPSSCSGEYSLNPNAVEFVPSYRMTAHYPVGPEIVPTETKTEATSTTTLVHPVEIVGDTVDQVENGFYVQRQIFEILSQLGDEQMPLEKVAVGLLPGGQGLSMRFTPKQGQATLVSSLEPNDAMFRESHSLHLDVGDHQGENSLANRPESVLVAQFLIRVNDLLNEKYEYGGDNSVCPKCALCSNRSYTELEIEQQIEGIKAFESFFNFTETTRYQDLVSHKAFKELCHRLGLIVSRDQIHINRSNDGGMANTNATSDMVNPNTTSNSTTNGMPPAPMPSAQPSVITIGNISITTSGVETEMEMETDVEAYAGDDESQSNGEEVTPRGSGSHNSHNLEFVRGKLYRYENSEGSQLVNQLTEGDTDKVDSTMDMETDAPPTTPAKSLTTTSATKTFPRLYKSAKAKCSARGSGQSSLQSGGSTARRTIAHNRSVVSSALTSGSTGAQRGRPPVSGSHNSTTGAVRKHQPEATSCPPGAARKTHHQRMPPATALAFQQDETMAAAVSGRLSKSGRAGTSVQKQTSSHLKTSKGTGGSRLGVTSSKQTHGTSQRMVPRSTTTSLMRQTEVKRRMNLMRGDSDSDLLFNDYLFK; this is encoded by the exons ATGGAGCAGCTGTTCGATTTCCAGGGACACCGAATGTCCCTGGGACTGCTCCAGAGCTCTGGACATATTATACTCAGTCCCAATCCCAGTCCGAGTCCCAGCCCAAATCCCAGTTCGTGTTCCGGGGAGTACTCCCTTAATCCGAATGCTGTGGAGTTTGTGCCGTCATACCGAATGACTGCCCACTACCCGGTGGGACCGGAGATAGTTCCAACGGAGACCAAGACGGAGGCCACATCGACCACCACACTGGTGCATCCTGTGGAGATTGTCGGAGATACAGTTGATCAAGTGGAGAACGGGTTCTATGTCCAGCGTCAGATCTTTGAGATTCTGAGCCAGCTGGGAGACGAACAGATGCCGCTGGAGAAGGTTGCGGTGGGTCTGCTGCCCGGTGGCCAGGGCCTGAGCATGAGATTCACCCCCAAGCAGGGTCAAGCAACTTTGGTGTCGTCTTTGGAGCCGAACGATGCTATGTTTCGCGAGAGTCACAGCCTTCATCTGGATGTGGGGGATCATCAGGGGGAAAACAGTCTGGCCAACCGACCGGAGAGCGTGCTGGTGGCCCAGTTCCTTATCCGGGTCAATGATTTACTGAACGAGAAGTACGAGTATGGCGGCGACAACTCCGTCTGCCCCAAGTGCGCTCTATGCTCCAATCGCAGCTACACGGAGCTGGAAATCGAGCAACAGATCGAGGGCATCAAAGCCTTCGAGAGCTTCTTCAATTTTACGGAAACCACTCGCTATCAGGATTTGGTTTCCCACAAGGCCTTCAAGGAGCTTTGCCACCGGCTCGGCTTGATTGTCAGCCGTGATCAGATACACATAAATCGGTCCAATGACGGAGGAATGGCAAACACTAATGCAACATCCGATATGGTAAACCCCAACACCACCTCTAACAGCACAACAAACGGGATGCCCCCGGCACCCATGCCCTCAGCACAGCCATCGGTTATAACCATAGGAAACATATCGATCACCACCAGTGGCgtggaaacggaaatggaaatggagacAGATGTCGAGGCCTATGCCGGCGACGATGAGTCTCAATCGAATGGGGAGGAGGTAACTCCTAGGGGCAGTGGCTCCCACAACTCTCATAACTTGGAGTTCGTGCGAGGAAAACTATACAGATACGAAAATTCTGAAGGGTCACAGCTGGTAAACCAGCTCACAGAGGGCGATACCGACAAGGTGGACTCCACTATGGATATGGAAACAGACGCTCCACCCACCACGCCGGCCAAGTCCCTGACCACTACAAGTGCGACGAAAACTTTCCCCCGGCTCTACAAGTCGGCGAAGGCCAAGTGCTCGGCCCGAGGATCAGGCCAAAGCAGTCTCCAGAGCGGAGGGAGCACAGCACGCCGGACCATAGCACACAATCGGTCCGTGGTTTCGTCTGCCCTGACCTCTGGCTCAACGGGTGCTCAACGTGGGCGACCTCCGGTGTCCGGCAGCCATAACTCGACTACGGGCGCTGTCCGAAAACACCAGCCGGAGGCCACGTCCTGTCCGCCCGGAGCCGCTCGCAAGACGCACCACCAAAGGATGCCTCCAGCGACGGCACTGGCCTTTCAACAGGACGAGACCATGGCAGCCGCTGTGTCCGGTCGCTTGTCAAAGTCGGGAAGAGCAGGGACCTCTGTGCAGAAGCAAACTTCAAGCCATCT CAAGACTAGCAAGGGAACAGGCGGTAGTCGACTGGGCGTTACCAGTTCGAAACAAACCCATGGAACTTCTCAACGAATGGTTCCCAGGAGCACCACTACATCGCTAATGCGACAAACTGAAGTTAAGCGG CGCATGAACTTGATGCGCGGCGACAGCGATTCGGATTTGCTCTTCAATGACTACCTATTCAAGTGA
- the LOC108127016 gene encoding uncharacterized protein, which produces MSVLRALLLLALSATMALAQRRLALPDPRSCANRVRHATYRDARGVSHSYFFSWEHAPTRSLEVDWLDARNICRRHCMDAVSLETPQENDFVKQRISRGNVRYIWTSGRKCNFAGCDRPDLQPPNENGWFWSGSGAKIGPTSQRNTGDWSHTGGYNQPQPDNREAAQGNDESCLSILNNFYNDGIKWHDVACHHIKPFVCEDSDELLNFVRSRNPNARL; this is translated from the coding sequence ATGTCCGTGCTGCGAGCACTTCTGCTGCTGGCACTGAGCGCCACAATGGCTCTGGCCCAGCGTCGCCTGGCCCTGCCCGATCCGAGGAGCTGCGCCAACCGGGTGCGCCATGCCACCTACCGCGATGCCAGGGGTGTATCCCACTCGTACTTCTTCAGTTGGGAGCATGCACCTACCCGCAGTCTGGAGGTCGACTGGCTGGACGCGAGGAACATCTGCCGCCGGCACTGCATGGACGCCGTCTCCCTGGAGACGCCACAGGAGAATGACTTCGTTAAGCAGCGTATTTCTCGCGGCAATGTGAGGTATATCTGGACCTCGGGCAGGAAATGCAACTTTGCCGGTTGCGACAGGCCCGATCTGCAGCCACCCAATGAGAACGGCTGGTTCTGGTCGGGATCCGGAGCCAAGATTGGACCCACCTCGCAGCGTAATACTGGTGACTGGTCGCACACGGGCGGATACAACCAGCCCCAGCCGGACAACCGAGAGGCGGCCCAGGGCAATGACGAGAGCTGCCTGTCCATCCTGAACAACTTCTACAACGATGGCATCAAGTGGCACGATGTGGCATGCCACCACATCAAGCCATTCGTGTGCGAGGACTCCGATGAGCTGCTGAACTTTGTCCGCTCCCGGAATCCCAATGCCCGCTTGTAA